The Candidatus Eisenbacteria bacterium genomic interval GAAGAAGCCCGTCTGGTCCGCGTCGAACGGGGCGGGCGGCTGATAGCTGGAGTACGGCGTCATCGCCCGCTCGAACACCGGCGTGTCCACGACTTCGAGCCGGGCGCCCACCGGAACGGGCGCGATGCGGCGGTCCACCACGAATTGCCGCGCCCGCTCCATCTCGGCGACATACGCCTCGCGCAGCCAGTTCGGCTCGGGCGCCCGCGCCATGCCTTCGCGGACGAGCTCGCGCCAGGTCTGTCGGGGGTCCAGCCGGCTGGCCTCCTCCTCGAGCAGCACCAGCGTGTGGGCGACGTGCTCGCGGCCGAGTTTCTCCAGCTCGGCGCAGGTGTAGGGCAGCAGGTGTTCGCGCTCGAGCTTGTAGTTCATCCAGCGCTCGCCGACCGCGAAGGAGCCCTCCGCCTTCGGCTTCAGTTCCTTCTCGAGGTGGTCGTGAAAGCGCAGGAAACCGGTGCGCGCGCGGCTGCCGGCGTGCTCGAGGCGTTCCGCCTCCCCCGGAAAGTGTCGCAGCAGCTGGCGCACGACGTCGTCCACGAAGCCGGGGCCCTGCGCCGCCATCTGCAGGGCGATGCGCAGCGTCACCGGCGGCACGCGATCGAGGTTGGCTTTCGTGGACTCGAGGTATTCGGGAATCGCCATCAGGCGCGAGACGGCCGCTTCCTTGCGCTCGTCGAGCGGCGCGAAGGAGCGCGACAGGAGCAGGTGCACGCCCTGGAACGCGCGCATCAGGTAGATCGCGGGCCGCTTCTGCGCCGCCTTTATTTCCTCGAGGTCGGAGCGCAGGGCCGAGATCCGCGAGCGCAGCAGCGCGTAGTCCACGCGCGACTCGAGCGTCAGCTCGTCCCACGGCACCGAGGCGGCCAGGCGCTGCTCGAGGTCGCGCAGCCACGCCGATCGCTCCTTCAGGCCGTCCGGCGAGTCGTCCGGCATGAGGTGGTCGTAGTCGTGGATGCCCGCGTGC includes:
- a CDS encoding DUF885 domain-containing protein; the encoded protein is MIETQRVFTSLSEEFVELFMKHHPVAATHAGIHDYDHLMPDDSPDGLKERSAWLRDLEQRLAASVPWDELTLESRVDYALLRSRISALRSDLEEIKAAQKRPAIYLMRAFQGVHLLLSRSFAPLDERKEAAVSRLMAIPEYLESTKANLDRVPPVTLRIALQMAAQGPGFVDDVVRQLLRHFPGEAERLEHAGSRARTGFLRFHDHLEKELKPKAEGSFAVGERWMNYKLEREHLLPYTCAELEKLGREHVAHTLVLLEEEASRLDPRQTWRELVREGMARAPEPNWLREAYVAEMERARQFVVDRRIAPVPVGARLEVVDTPVFERAMTPYSSYQPPAPFDADQTGFFHVTPIDLRRGKEEQARQLAGHCSPMLPILALHEGYPGHHLQQCHANQAPTRLRRICHSEVFSEGWALYCEDLMWEQGFFTSDPLSRLFQLRTTLWRAHRVAIDAALHAGRMTYEEAVAILVDDVMLDPETAASEVDRYVMTPTEPLSYLLGKLAIVELLNEARRRMGPLFDLHDFHGALLASGTIPPALVREELWDRLNVA